A stretch of Chloracidobacterium validum DNA encodes these proteins:
- a CDS encoding SDR family NAD(P)-dependent oxidoreductase, which yields MALHEISLAGKVAIVTGGGRGIGKSITKHFVAAGANVVIASRKLEVLKATAAELSDAPGRIHPVECHVGRREDLENLVAETESVFGPADILVNNSVTNIGQGPSLDVTDDMLDKMVDVNVKSVVRLIRLTVPKMIARGTGGAIINVVSISGLQPQYQGLLYSFTKAGLVMMTRNWAQEFSPHGVRVNALAPGLIRTDFSEFFWKNEALMRRLETTQPVPRIGEPDEIGFAALFLASDKASYMTGQVLTIDGGALIQRVL from the coding sequence ATGGCTCTGCATGAAATTTCACTCGCTGGAAAAGTCGCCATCGTCACCGGCGGCGGGCGCGGCATTGGCAAGTCCATCACCAAGCACTTCGTCGCGGCCGGCGCCAACGTCGTCATTGCCAGTCGCAAGCTGGAGGTGCTCAAGGCAACGGCCGCTGAGCTGTCCGATGCGCCAGGGCGCATTCACCCCGTGGAATGCCATGTCGGACGCCGGGAAGACCTTGAAAACCTCGTTGCCGAGACTGAAAGCGTCTTCGGCCCGGCTGATATTCTGGTCAACAACAGCGTGACGAACATCGGGCAGGGGCCCTCCCTCGATGTCACCGACGACATGCTCGACAAGATGGTGGATGTCAATGTGAAGTCGGTTGTGCGACTCATCCGCCTGACGGTTCCAAAAATGATTGCGCGGGGCACGGGCGGCGCCATCATCAATGTCGTGTCCATCTCCGGTCTTCAGCCCCAGTACCAGGGACTGCTGTACAGTTTCACCAAAGCCGGCCTCGTCATGATGACCCGCAACTGGGCGCAGGAATTCAGCCCGCATGGGGTGCGCGTCAACGCGCTTGCGCCGGGCCTGATCCGAACGGATTTCAGCGAGTTCTTCTGGAAGAATGAAGCCCTGATGCGTCGGCTGGAAACGACCCAACCCGTGCCGCGCATCGGCGAACCGGACGAGATCGGCTTTGCCGCGCTGTTTCTCGCTTCAGACAAAGCCTCCTACATGACGGGACAGGTGCTGACGATTGACGGTGGGGCGCTGATTCAGCGGGTGCTGTAG